Proteins found in one Quercus robur chromosome 2, dhQueRobu3.1, whole genome shotgun sequence genomic segment:
- the LOC126712320 gene encoding probable ubiquitin-conjugating enzyme E2 16, whose amino-acid sequence MSLDPPIHFQFSRLFLTNHHILTPYVKIRQSTSYFSSLSLSLSLSLVLEAMTSSSSTPSRKALSKIASNRLQKELVEWQVNPPTGFKHKVTDNLQRWVIEVNGAPGTLYANETYQLQVDFPEHYPMEAPQVIFMSPAPLHPHIYSNGHICLDILYDSWSPAMTVSSICISILSMLSSSTVKQRPADNDRYVKNCRNGRSPKETRWWFHDDKV is encoded by the exons ATGAGTCTCGATCCACCAATCCACTTTCAGTTTTCCCGTCTTTTTTTGACCAATCATCATATTCTCACGCCATATGTGAAAATACGCCAATCcacttcttatttttcttctctctctctctctctctctctctctcttgttttggAAGCCATGACCAGttcttcttctaccccttcacgcaag GCTTTAAGCAAGATCGCGAGCAATCGGCTCCAGAAAGAGCTGGTAGAGTGGCAGGTTAATCCTCCTACTGGGTTTAAACACAAAGTTACTGATAATCTTCAAAG ATGGGTGATTGAAGTGAATGGAGCTCCAGGGACTCTGTACGCAAATGAAACTTACCAGCTTCAAGTTGATTTTCCTGAGCATTACCCTATGGAAGCACCCCAG GTGATTTTTATGTCCCCAGCTCCTCTGCACCCTCACATTTATAGCAACGGCCATATCTGTCTAG ATATCCTGTATGATTCATGGTCCCCAGCCATGACTGTCAGTTCCATCTGCATCAGCATTCTATCCATGTTATCAAGTTCAACCGTTAAG CAACGCCCAGCAGATAATGATCGGTATGTGAAAAACTGTAGGAATGGTAGATCTCCCAAGGAGACAAGGTGGTGGTTCCATGATGATAAAGTGTAA
- the LOC126712321 gene encoding uncharacterized protein LOC126712321 isoform X1 produces MLTRRVPSMAFCFTTTALSLRSPPPTKILTLTFCSNPQFTHSIPLESSKRGLLKPGLYLVGTPIGNLEDITLRALRVLNSADVILSEDTRHSGKLLHHYNIKTPLLSYHKFNESQREQAVLKRLKQGEIVALISDAGTPCISDPGMELAKLCVDENILVVPIPGPSALVAALSASGLATDEFTFVGFLPKHAGSRRERLMVSANEMMTQIFYVPPHKLHQFLEETSLHFGDSRQCVIAREMTKMHEEFWRGTLADAKEVFSTYQPKGEITLLIEGKEKSMVETPSECELENQLRDLISSGHSLSTAVKLVAGGTSVSRKTIYSLALQKFGKQLEAEDDSN; encoded by the exons ATGTTAACTCGACGCGTTCCTTCGATGGCGTTTTGTTTCACTACTACAGCTCTGTCGCTGCGTTCTCCACCCCCTACAAAAATCCTCACCCTTACCTTCTGTTCCAACCCACAATTCACCCATTCAATCCCTCTCGAATCTTCAAAACGC GGCTTGCTTAAACCGGGTTTATATCTAGTAGGAACACCAATTGGAAATCTCGAAGATATCACATTACG TGCTCTCCGTGTGTTAAATTCAGCCGATGTGATACTTTCAGAAGACACAAGGCATTCAGGGAAGTTGCTTCACCATTACAATATTAAAACTCCTCTT TTGAGTTATCACAAGTTCAATGAATCTCAAAGAGAACAAGCCGTGTTAAAGAGGCTGAAGCAAGGTGAGATCGTCGCGTTGATTAGTGACGCCGGGACGCCCTGCATTAGTGATCCTGGCATGGAATTG GCAAAGTTATGCGTGGATGAGAATATTCTTGTTGTTCCTATCCCTGGGCCTTCCGCTTTGGTAGCTGCTCTTTCTGCCTCTGGTTTGGCCACTGATGAATTTACATTTG TTGGATTTCTTCCTAAACATGCCGGGTCAAGAAGAGAGAGACTGATGGTTTCTGCAAATGAGATGATGACTCAAATATTCTATGTTCCTCCACACAAGCTTCACCAGTTTCTTGAAGAAACTTCTTTACATTTCGGTGACTCTAG ACAATGTGTCATAGCTCGAGAGATGACAAAAATGCACGAAGAG TTTTGGCGGGGTACATTGGCAGATGCAAAAGAAGTGTTTTCAACTTACCAACCGAAGGGGGAAATTACACTGTTAATTGAAGGGAAGGAAAAATCTATGGTTGAAACTCCGTCAGAGTGTGAGCTTGAGAACCAATTGAGAGACTTGATCTCCAGCGGGCATAGTCTTTCTACA GCTGTCAAGTTGGTGGCTGGCGGAACATCAGTCAGTAGGAAAACAATATATTCACTTGCATTGCAGAAATTCGGGAAGCAACTCGAAGCAGAGGATGATTCAAATTAA
- the LOC126712321 gene encoding uncharacterized protein LOC126712321 isoform X2 encodes MLTRRVPSMAFCFTTTALSLRSPPPTKILTLTFCSNPQFTHSIPLESSKRGLLKPGLYLVGTPIGNLEDITLRALRVLNSADVILSEDTRHSGKLLHHYNIKTPLLSYHKFNESQREQAVLKRLKQGEIVALISDAGTPCISDPGMELAKLCVDENILVVPIPGPSALVAALSASGLATDEFTFVGFLPKHAGSRRERLMVSANEMMTQIFYVPPHKLHQFLEETSLHFGDSRQCVIAREMTKMHEEAVKLVAGGTSVSRKTIYSLALQKFGKQLEAEDDSN; translated from the exons ATGTTAACTCGACGCGTTCCTTCGATGGCGTTTTGTTTCACTACTACAGCTCTGTCGCTGCGTTCTCCACCCCCTACAAAAATCCTCACCCTTACCTTCTGTTCCAACCCACAATTCACCCATTCAATCCCTCTCGAATCTTCAAAACGC GGCTTGCTTAAACCGGGTTTATATCTAGTAGGAACACCAATTGGAAATCTCGAAGATATCACATTACG TGCTCTCCGTGTGTTAAATTCAGCCGATGTGATACTTTCAGAAGACACAAGGCATTCAGGGAAGTTGCTTCACCATTACAATATTAAAACTCCTCTT TTGAGTTATCACAAGTTCAATGAATCTCAAAGAGAACAAGCCGTGTTAAAGAGGCTGAAGCAAGGTGAGATCGTCGCGTTGATTAGTGACGCCGGGACGCCCTGCATTAGTGATCCTGGCATGGAATTG GCAAAGTTATGCGTGGATGAGAATATTCTTGTTGTTCCTATCCCTGGGCCTTCCGCTTTGGTAGCTGCTCTTTCTGCCTCTGGTTTGGCCACTGATGAATTTACATTTG TTGGATTTCTTCCTAAACATGCCGGGTCAAGAAGAGAGAGACTGATGGTTTCTGCAAATGAGATGATGACTCAAATATTCTATGTTCCTCCACACAAGCTTCACCAGTTTCTTGAAGAAACTTCTTTACATTTCGGTGACTCTAG ACAATGTGTCATAGCTCGAGAGATGACAAAAATGCACGAAGAG GCTGTCAAGTTGGTGGCTGGCGGAACATCAGTCAGTAGGAAAACAATATATTCACTTGCATTGCAGAAATTCGGGAAGCAACTCGAAGCAGAGGATGATTCAAATTAA